The Nostoc cf. commune SO-36 genomic sequence GCCCTCCATTTGCGAATAGCACTAGCAGTTCTGGCTATAGGAGGCACATAAACATCAGAATTTTCCGGTTGTGTCGTTTCGTATTGTGTAATACTTTTATTATTGAATTTTTGGTTAGTTAGACAGTTAGCCAAAGTAGGGAAATAGCTTTCATTACCTAAAGCTTTGATCACTTCATCGGCAGTTTTAAACCGCTCATCTAAGGTAACTTTCACCATTTTTGCTAAAATCTGGGCGAAACTGTTGCTGATATTTACCTGTTGTTGCCAACATATTTCACCAGTCTTTGAATCCGAATCTAATTCTAAAGGACTTTTGCCAGTCAACATATAAACACAAGTTACACCCAGTGCATAAATATCACTGGCATAAACTGGACGTAGAGAAAACTGTTCTGGTGGCGCAAATCCCCTAGTCCCGATAAAGTTGGTGTTTGCAACTTTATTGATTGAGTTTTCGCAAACATCAGCTAATTGCTCTTTCACCGCACCAAAATCAATCAAAACTATCCGCCCATCATATTGACACCGCAATAAATTCTGGGGTTTAATATCTCGATGAATCACATTATTTTTATGAAGATACTGTAATACAGGTAATAATTCCTGCAAAAACTGTTTAACTGAGGCTTCACTTTTGGGCCCAGTTTGCCGTACTTCTCGTGCCAAAGTTAAACCCGGCACGTATTCTTGAATTAAAAAAAACTCCCCATTCGCCTGAAAGTAGTCTAATAACATGGGAATTTGCGAATGACTACCAAGTTTACCCAAGGTTCTTGCTTCTTTTTCAAAGCGTGTACATGCCTTTTGCCAACTTTGGGGATTAGTTACTTTTGGACAAAGCTGTTTAATGACACATAGGGGGTTCCCAGGTAATACGGTATCTTTGGCTAAAAATGTGATGCCAAAACCACCTCGCCCCAAAATTTGCAATATTTCATAGCGATCGCGAAATAGCTTTTTGGAGCCACACATCTGCCCAAGTTGAGTTTGCTGTGAAATGCTTTCTTGAGAACTCGTTGTTTTCTGGGAAAAACGATTCATTAGTATAAAATATCTGCTCTTATAATGTCTTTAATTTTATGGCAATTATTTGTTAACAACAGTAATATTACTGAATCTTTGCCAAATCATCATTACTCTCCTACTAATACTAAAAATTTAAAAAGTAAAGATAAATTCTCAAGAGATTGTATGACGGACTAATTTGTAATTTGGTTAACAGAGGCGAAAATCTGTTGGCTGGAGAATAGAAAGGTTACTAAGAGAATGTTTGAAAAGTCCTCTTGTTGGTAGCAAAACGTTATAGATCCCCCTAAATCCCCCTTAAAAAGGGGGACTTTAATTCCTGTTCCCTCCTTTTTAAGCTACCGTGTATACACAAGTTGAGTTGGGAATCACATGGACACAAAATAACGGAAAATTATTTTTAAAATCCTTAATTTTCCGTTAAACCTCTATCAATAAGCTGACACTATTGATAATTAGCTTGCTCGGTTCAAAACCTTGCCTACTAAGGCTTGTATCTTACCAGGCAAGGTTTTTAGGACTTGTGTATACACAGTAGCCTTTTTAAGGGGGGTTAGGGGGGATCAACAAGTACCTAAAATCACAGATAACTACTTTTCAAACAACCTCTAAGCCAGTATTTGAGCGTTTTGTCAAAATAGTTAGTAGGTTTTTAGAGAAAGCGCTGTGTCCTCAAATACTGGGTAAACTGTTTGAAAATAGTGCAAAAACCCAATAAATTCATCAACAGAATTCGCCTTGTTGTCTGCGGAGTCTAACTATCAGCAAATTCATACTACAAAACTTACTAGGGCATATTTTAAACCACAACCGCAAAAAACGTAGGTGAATATAAACTAGCTTTTAAAACGGAGAGGGAGAGATTCGAACTCTCGTAGACGTTTCCACCTAACAGACTTTCCAGGTCTGCGCCTTAAACCACTCGGCCACCTCTCCAGGTGCCACAAGTTACGATCATACTATAGAATCCCAAAAAATGCAAAGATAAAGAAAGATATTTTAGATTGAATCTGAAAGTCCCAATCCCAAAACGCAAATCCAGATGTCCCGTACATACACAATTAAAGTTCGCGATCGCGCCACTGGCAAAACATACACCCTACAAGTGCCAGAAGACCGCTATATCCTGCACACTGCCGAAAAACAAGGGGTGGAACTACCGTTTTCGTGCCGCAACGGGGCTTGTACCGCTTGTGCTGTGAGAGTGTTGTCAGGAGAAATTTACCAACCAGAAGCGATCGGATTGTCGCCAGATTTACGTCGGCAAGGTTATGCCTTGTTGTGTGTAAGTTATCCCCGTTCTGACTTGGAGGTAGAGACACAAGACGAAGATGAAGTTTACGAACTCCAGTTTGGACGCTATTTTGCTAGGGGGAAAATTAAAGCGGGTTTACCCTTAGATGAGGAATAAACAATTGGATAAGGCAGGGGGCAGGAGGCAGGGGGCAGGGGGAAAGAGGTCATACTCGTTATATGCAGCGACCATAGGAAAGTTTTTGATGGTTGGGCGTCTTAGTGTCTGGGTGCGAAAAATAGCTATTTTGGCTTGCTTATTGCTCTTAGTGAGTTGCCAAGGTAAAAACCAGCTGCCAAACAATCAGGCTCAAGTAAAAGTAGCGCGAGTTGTTAGTGGGCAAAGCTTGGAAGTGTTAGGCATGGCTGAACAACCAAATTTGATTTCCCAAGTAAGGTTAGTGGGTGTTGATGCACCAGATTTGCGACAGCGCCCTTGGGGGGAAGCAGCAAAAGAACAGTTAGAGAGTCTAATTGGTGATGGAGAACAATCAGTAATGCTGGAGTTTGATTTAGAAGCAAAAGACAAAATCGGGCGAACTCTAGCTTATGTATGGAAAAATAAGGTGTTGTTGAATGAAGAATTAGTCAAACAAGGGAATGCAATGTTTGTGGGGCGATCGCCTAACCACAAATATGACCAGCGTTTAGAACGTGCCCAACAATGGGCTAGACTCATGGGGCAAGGAATTTGGAACCCAGAAAAACCCATGCGCCTCACTCCTGCTGACTTTCGCCGCCAAAATCTTTGAAAAGTGAAGGCTAGGGATTGGGGACTAGGAGAAATGAACCAATGACAAATGACAAATGACAAATTTACAACTTTTTCTAGATATTGCTACAGAAGCGGCCTTAGCCGCAGGTGCTATTTTGCAAGGCTACTTGGGTAAGTTAGAAGACGCAATTACTGAAAAAGGACGGCCTGGTGATTTAGTCACTGTTGCTGATAAAGCCTCAGAAAAGGTGATTTTAGAAATTTTGCGCCGCCATTTTCCCCAGCACTCTATTCTGGCTGAAGAATCAGGGAAATTAGGTAATCAAGAGAATGAGTACCTCTGGGCAATAGATCCTCTAGATGGCACAACCAACTACGCTCATCAATACCCATTTTTTGCGGTTTCTATCGGGCTGTTAATTAATGGCGTTCCAAAAGTTGGTGTAATTTATGACCCTTATCACAACGAGTTATTCCGTGCTGGTACTGGTTTGGGAGCAACGCGAAACCGTCAGCCCATCAAGGTTTCAGAGACATCTGAACTGAATAAAAGCATACTAGTTACAGGATTTGCCTACGATCGCCGCGAAACCTCTGATAACAACTACGCAGAATTTAGTCACCTCACCCATCTTACCCAAGGTGTCAGACGTAGTGGTTCCGCATCGCTAGATATGGCTTATGTTGCCTGTGGGCGTGTCGATGGTTACTGGGAACGAGGGCTTTCTCCTTGGGATATTGCCGCCGGGATCATTTTGGTACAAGAAGCTGGAGGCAAAGTCACCGCCTACGATCGCACTTCTGTCAAAATCGAGTCAGGTAGAATTCTCGCCACAAATAGTTATATTCACGACTCCCTTAGTAGCGAACTTTTACGAGTTCCACCACTATCATCCTGGGTGTAGCAGATGGGGGCTTTCGTTGCCACTTTGGGTAAACTAAAAAGAATCTAACTGCTCCTTTGGTGCAAAACCTCTATATGTCTTTCAAAATAGATCGTGGACTATTTAAATATGATTTCATAGATCATCACGCAGTATTGGGCGTTCCAGTGGATGCGGATGTTAAAGAGATTCGTAAACGCTACCTCCAAGTCGCTCGCCGTTTGCATCCAGATAGTAGTTTTACTGAAACTGCTACTCAAAAAGAGCTAGGCAACGAATTGTTATCAAAGTTGGTTAACCCAGCTTACGAAAAACTTTCTGGAGAACGCACTCGTACTGAATATATTCTAATTTTGTCGCAAATTGGCAAGCGCCTGCTACAAGAGTCTACTTCGGTAACTCTAAACACCGACTTGGCTAAACAGTTAGCTGAGTCATCTAATATCGATCATTTCTATAAAAGTGCGATCGCTAAACTAGCCCAAACCCAATATGATGCTTTAGAACAAGCCCTACAAGTCATTGCCCAAGCTAGTGAGTTGAATCTAGTTTATTTAATGCGGAGTGCGGGCAAATCATCCGCAGCCCCACCTGCTCAACCCAAAGTCCAATCAAGTACACCTCAGCCAAGTACACCAAAAAATACAGCACCAGCATCAGTACCAACACCAGCGCCAGCAAAAGAAGACTCGATTGTAGAACAGTATGTTCGTCGCGCTCAATCTTTGATTGACAAAAACCAATTTGCTCCAGCCAAAGTAGAGTTGCAGGATGCGCTAAAGCTAGAACCGAAAAATAGTCGCTGCCATAGCTTAATTGCAATGGTGTATTTGAAGCAAAATCAGCTAAAAATGGCAAAAATCCACTTTGATAATGCTCTAAAGTTAGACCCTAATGACGAAACGGCGTTGCAATGGAAGCCTAAAATAGATAAAGCTTTAGGACACCAACCTAGTGATCATAAGGTGACTTCATCCCCCAATAATGGAGATAAGCAACCAGATAAATCTGGTAGTGGTTTGTTTGGTGGTTTGTTTGGTGGGAAGAAAAAATAATGGTGTATCAACCAGCAGCGGGAGCCAGGGACTTATTACCCTTGGATGTGGAGAAAAAACGCTGGATTGAAGATCGGTTACAGCAGGTGTTTCACCGTTGGGGATATCACAGGATTATCACCTCGACGTTAGAGCGTATGGATACCCTGATGGCAGGGGAAGCAATTCAGCGTCAGATGGTGATTCAACTACAACAAAATGGCGAAGATGATGAATTAGGGCTACGTCCAGAATTAACAGCATCCATCGCTCGTACTGTTGTCACTCGGATGGCGGGTACTACTTATCCGCAACGCTTGTATTACAACGCCAATGTGTTTCGCCGCACTTGGGAAAGTAGACACAATCGCCAGCAAGAGTTTTATCAAGCTGGGGTGGAATTATTAGGTGCTAGCGGATTGCTGGCGAATGCAGAAGTACTGCTATTAGTAGCAGATTGTTTGGCAGCACTGGGTTTACAGGGATGGCATTTAATTTTAGGTGAAGCGGGAATTACGCGATCGCTCCTGAGTGCCTTTCCTGCTAATCTCCAAGATCAAGTTCGTAGTGCGATCGCTCATCTTGACCGGATTACTATAGATACTTTACCTCTGAGTGACAAACTGCGCGATCGCGCCCAAATCATGCTAGATTTGCGCGGCCCCAGTGCAGACGTGTTGCAAAAAGTTAGTAGTTTGGATCTAGATGAAGAACAGCAACAAGCAGTGAATAACCTCAAATCCCTAGTAGAATTACTAGAATCAGAGAAAAAACTGCCCTTAATCCTTGACCTCAGCCTCATCCAGACTATAGATTATTACACTGGTATTGTCTTTGAAGTTGTTAAAGATACCGAATCCCAAGCCAGAGTTTTAGGGCGTGGTGGTCGCTACGACCAGCTTTTGGGGCTATATCATCCCCAAGGAGAAAACATCCCCGGAATTGGTTTTGTACTCAATATCGAAGATTTATACCAAGTTTTGCTGTCTACTCAGCAATTACCACAAGTAACTCCAGCGAGTGACTGGTTGGTAGCACCAGAGACAGCCAGTGCTAACGCCGCCGCCTTTGCCTACGCGCAAAAACTCAGAGATTCGATCGATCTAGTGCGGGTAGAAATTGATTTGGGGGGCAGGGATGCAGAGGCAATCCGTCAACATGCACGCGATCGCAGCATTGCCCAAATTGCCTGGATAAAAGCTGATGGCTCACCAAAAATTGAGCCATTGCTTTAGTGGGCACAAGGTATCGGGGATTGGGGACTAGGGACTAGTTATTAATTCCCCCTGCCCCCTGCCCCTTATCTTATACCTCATCCCCCAATTCCCACTCCCCTGCTAGGCTAGAAACAGCCGATACAGAAAAGAGGGAATCGAGAATATGCCGCACACGATTGTTACAGAAGTCTGTGAAGGCGTCGCTGACTGCGTAGATGCCTGTCCAGTTGCTTGTATTCATGATGGCCCAGGCAAAAATGCCAAGGGAACTGATTGGTACTGGATTGACTTTGCCACTTGCATCGACTGTGGTATCTGTCTCCAAGTTTGTCCTGTAGAAGGGGCAATTCTTGCAGAAGAAAGACCGGAGTTGCAAAAAACCCCTTAATAGTCCATAGTCAACAGTCAATAGTTATGTTTGACTTGACTGTTGACAAATGACAAATGACCAATGACAAATGACCAATGACAAATGACTATTTACTAGATGTTCAAAATGTCCACGCTGGCTACATCAAAGATGTAGATATCCTGCAAGGAGTGAATTTCCGGGTTGCACCAGGGGAATTGGTAACAGTGATTGGCCCCAACGGTGCGGGAAAATCTACTTTAGCAAAAGCAATTTTTGGGCTTTTGATCCCCCACACAGGGACAATTACCTTCGAAGGTGAAAATATCGTGGGGCTAAAGTCCAATGAAATAGTCCAACGAGGAATGTGCTACGTACCGCAAATCGCCAATGTCTTCCCCTCCCTCAGTGTTGAAGAGAACTTGGAGATGGGTGCTTTTGTGCTTAACGTTCCTCTGAAACCAATTAAAGATAAAATATTTACTATGTTCCCCAGACTAAGCGATCGCCGTCGTCAACGCGCTGGTACCCTCTCTGGGGGAGAACGCCAGATGCTAGCGATGGGCAAAGCTTTGATGTTGGAACCTAGTTTGCTGATTTTAGATGAACCATCTGCTGCTTTGTCGCCGATTTTGGTGACACAAGTTTTTGAGCAGATAAAACAAATTAATCAGGCAGGTACTGCGATCGTATTAGTAGAACAAAATGCCCGTAAAGCTTTAGAGATGGCTAATCGTGGATATGTATTAGAATCGGGGCGCGATGCGATCTCCGGCCTTGGTGAAGAATTGTTGAATGACCCGAAAGTAGGTGAGCTATATCTGGGAGCAGGTAAGAGACATTAACCCTTTGTAATCACTCTTGCCCCATTCAACGTAACACCAGCTCAATATAGGAGCTTCACAAAGCGATAGCGATGTTTAGGTTGGGCTACGCCTAAACTATCTATAACTAATACAAAAGCCATAAGACTTCCTGCCACTGCCGCGACCGTCGTTTTCGATGCTCAAAGAATTCTCCCCAATAATCCTTGCGTTTCTAATCACATCTACAGCCAGTCAAAAGGCAAAACAGGACATTCATTCAGGAAAAAGTGACTAAAACGCAAATTACCTGGATCCGCCAGAATCCCCATTAAAAACTCGCAATTTTTAATTACATCATGGATAAGTATTTAGACCAGAATTAAAAGGTTGCGACCTATACAAGTGTGTTACTATAACGAGTTTCTTAATTACTAATAACTTTAGCGAGTCCGCTTATCTCCACTAGATGTCTGATAAAAATAAATGTCCAGACGTAACATTACTACATCTCTACAAGGATTGTGGATAAGACATATTTAATTTCACCAGATGTCTATTCAAAAGCTAGCTACCCACAGCGTCTCGTGGAGAGCGTCATTACGAATTACGAATTATGTTGATTGCTTTTGGCAATTTGGCATCCCAAACTTTTCTATTGCAGTTTTAATTGAGATATCAACAGGGTTACAGGGAAATTGAGAAAATTCTACAAGGGATCAACTCCCGTCTCAAAAGCCCCACCCAATGGCCAGTTGTTGACGCTCACGCTCTCCGAACCACCTTAAAGTGGATGCAGCGCCAGCGTCACCGCTTCACCACAACTGGCTAGAAATCAAACAAAAAACACATAGTACAAATGGACTTATACCATTTCACGAAACACTTGATACAGGTTTAGGGGCGGACAGATGTACGTGCCTATAGACAAATTAGATTGTAAAGATTTCTGGCGAAGATATTGATATCTGACCTTTCACTGAATTTAGGAAATCTCTTTTCCTAAAAGGAGAGAGATTTTGAATTTTCCCCTTTCTTGTGTCGGGAAGGGAATTAGGTTTTTCCATACTCAGATTGACATACCAAAGCGATCGCCACAATTTATTTAACCTGTAGCTGTCTTAGAGTAGTAGCTCTTGAGCTTGCAGAAATCAAAAAATAAGAAACGCTTGTGGTAAGTAAGTTGTAACTTTAATACCACAAGCATTTTGCGTAACCAATACCGCACAACCCTTTTGCGTTGTTGTGGTTTATGGCTTAGTTTTAGTAACAGAAAAATTTTGGTGTGAGGCATTGGAATGAACTGTCTCATTTACAATGCTTGACTGATCACCGGAAATTTGTTGTTTTTGTTTGGGACTTTCCAAGGGTGGGAGTGGATGATTCTTAAACTGGGAATATTGAGAATCGATTCGGTGAGCTTTTTGAGCCATCCGTTGAAAAAACAGATTGACTAATTTTAATTCCCAAAAAATCTTTTGCGGATCTTCAAGATGGGTTGTGGGTAATTGCTGTCCCATTTTTTTGAGGGCTAGCCCGACAGGAATTTTAATTTCATCCTGGAGTTTTAGAAAACGGGTAAATATGGGTGCAAAAGCGGACAATACAGAACCAGCACCTCCTCTAGCTTGTCCCCAACCGATGTAGTAAATTCCTTTGTAATCTTCAAGAAATGACCCTCCATAACATTTCACTGTTGCTCCTTTCACCCGTTGCAGTTCTGGAGATAAAAATGGATAGGCAAGATGAAAACCAGTTGCACAAACAATTAAATCAAAAGTTTCTCGGCTACCATCCGCAAATTCAACTTCTTTGCCATCCAAATGTCGTACTTCTGGTTTATAGGTAATGCGACCGTGTTTAATATAGTAGGGCACTTCATTATTTAAGGTCGGGTGCTTATCAAAAATTCGATATTTGGGTTCGGGTAGACCATAATCTTTGTGCTTACCGAAGGTAAGCAGAATAATTATATAAGTCATAAACCTCTGGAACCATTGTGGCATCCACCATTCAGTTAAATCAGAAATTGGAACACCTATAAAGGTTTTGGGAATAAACCACACAGATTCACGCATACTCAACACAGATTTAGCTCCTACCCTAGCTGCTTCTGAGGCTATATCACAAGCTGAATTCCCTCCACCAATCACCAAAACTCTTTTACCACGTAGTTGTTGAGGATTTTTATAATCTTTGGAGTGAATTATCTCCCCATCAAATTCTCCTGAGAATTTGGGAAAACGTTTGCACCAGTGATGACCATTACAAATGATAATTCCTTTGTAAATTCGCTGTTCCCCATCATCAAAGGTAACTTCCCAGAGATTATTCTCAACAGGTCGCACGTAGCTAACTCGACGATTTAGTTCAATATTTTTACGTAACTCAAAATGGTCAGCAAAGGAGTTTAAATAATCCCGTATATTTTGAGCGCTGGGAAAATCCGGATAATTATCCGGCATGGGAAAATGGGTAAATTGGGTAATCTTCCGTGATGAAATAATGTGTGCAGTTTCGTACACACCATGATACCAATTTCCACCAATGTCATCGCTGGCATCAACTTGCTCGTAGGGAATACTCGCGCTCTTGAGCGCTTCAGCCATACTTAATCCGACAAAACCAGCCCCAAGAATTAAATGCTTGTGAGTAGTGTCCAACATAATTTTGAATTTTACTTGACTATTATCTAAACTTTTGGCAGATACCAAGCTAACCCACTCAAAAAGAGAGAATATCTCGTGAGGATATGAAAAGCGCAGGCGAAAACATCAGGAAATATGTGCAATTTATTGGCAACAATACTTCCAAGGATTTTTGTAAAAATAACCTGAACAATTTTT encodes the following:
- a CDS encoding flavin-containing monooxygenase, with translation MLDTTHKHLILGAGFVGLSMAEALKSASIPYEQVDASDDIGGNWYHGVYETAHIISSRKITQFTHFPMPDNYPDFPSAQNIRDYLNSFADHFELRKNIELNRRVSYVRPVENNLWEVTFDDGEQRIYKGIIICNGHHWCKRFPKFSGEFDGEIIHSKDYKNPQQLRGKRVLVIGGGNSACDIASEAARVGAKSVLSMRESVWFIPKTFIGVPISDLTEWWMPQWFQRFMTYIIILLTFGKHKDYGLPEPKYRIFDKHPTLNNEVPYYIKHGRITYKPEVRHLDGKEVEFADGSRETFDLIVCATGFHLAYPFLSPELQRVKGATVKCYGGSFLEDYKGIYYIGWGQARGGAGSVLSAFAPIFTRFLKLQDEIKIPVGLALKKMGQQLPTTHLEDPQKIFWELKLVNLFFQRMAQKAHRIDSQYSQFKNHPLPPLESPKQKQQISGDQSSIVNETVHSNASHQNFSVTKTKP
- a CDS encoding ABC transporter ATP-binding protein, giving the protein MTNDYLLDVQNVHAGYIKDVDILQGVNFRVAPGELVTVIGPNGAGKSTLAKAIFGLLIPHTGTITFEGENIVGLKSNEIVQRGMCYVPQIANVFPSLSVEENLEMGAFVLNVPLKPIKDKIFTMFPRLSDRRRQRAGTLSGGERQMLAMGKALMLEPSLLILDEPSAALSPILVTQVFEQIKQINQAGTAIVLVEQNARKALEMANRGYVLESGRDAISGLGEELLNDPKVGELYLGAGKRH
- a CDS encoding serine/threonine-protein kinase; amino-acid sequence: MNRFSQKTTSSQESISQQTQLGQMCGSKKLFRDRYEILQILGRGGFGITFLAKDTVLPGNPLCVIKQLCPKVTNPQSWQKACTRFEKEARTLGKLGSHSQIPMLLDYFQANGEFFLIQEYVPGLTLAREVRQTGPKSEASVKQFLQELLPVLQYLHKNNVIHRDIKPQNLLRCQYDGRIVLIDFGAVKEQLADVCENSINKVANTNFIGTRGFAPPEQFSLRPVYASDIYALGVTCVYMLTGKSPLELDSDSKTGEICWQQQVNISNSFAQILAKMVKVTLDERFKTADEVIKALGNESYFPTLANCLTNQKFNNKSITQYETTQPENSDVYVPPIARTASAIRKWRARFKEIR
- a CDS encoding 2Fe-2S iron-sulfur cluster-binding protein, whose amino-acid sequence is MSRTYTIKVRDRATGKTYTLQVPEDRYILHTAEKQGVELPFSCRNGACTACAVRVLSGEIYQPEAIGLSPDLRRQGYALLCVSYPRSDLEVETQDEDEVYELQFGRYFARGKIKAGLPLDEE
- a CDS encoding inositol monophosphatase family protein; its protein translation is MTNLQLFLDIATEAALAAGAILQGYLGKLEDAITEKGRPGDLVTVADKASEKVILEILRRHFPQHSILAEESGKLGNQENEYLWAIDPLDGTTNYAHQYPFFAVSIGLLINGVPKVGVIYDPYHNELFRAGTGLGATRNRQPIKVSETSELNKSILVTGFAYDRRETSDNNYAEFSHLTHLTQGVRRSGSASLDMAYVACGRVDGYWERGLSPWDIAAGIILVQEAGGKVTAYDRTSVKIESGRILATNSYIHDSLSSELLRVPPLSSWV
- a CDS encoding indolepyruvate ferredoxin oxidoreductase subunit alpha, which gives rise to MPHTIVTEVCEGVADCVDACPVACIHDGPGKNAKGTDWYWIDFATCIDCGICLQVCPVEGAILAEERPELQKTP
- a CDS encoding ATP phosphoribosyltransferase regulatory subunit, producing MVYQPAAGARDLLPLDVEKKRWIEDRLQQVFHRWGYHRIITSTLERMDTLMAGEAIQRQMVIQLQQNGEDDELGLRPELTASIARTVVTRMAGTTYPQRLYYNANVFRRTWESRHNRQQEFYQAGVELLGASGLLANAEVLLLVADCLAALGLQGWHLILGEAGITRSLLSAFPANLQDQVRSAIAHLDRITIDTLPLSDKLRDRAQIMLDLRGPSADVLQKVSSLDLDEEQQQAVNNLKSLVELLESEKKLPLILDLSLIQTIDYYTGIVFEVVKDTESQARVLGRGGRYDQLLGLYHPQGENIPGIGFVLNIEDLYQVLLSTQQLPQVTPASDWLVAPETASANAAAFAYAQKLRDSIDLVRVEIDLGGRDAEAIRQHARDRSIAQIAWIKADGSPKIEPLL
- a CDS encoding thermonuclease family protein, with product MVGRLSVWVRKIAILACLLLLVSCQGKNQLPNNQAQVKVARVVSGQSLEVLGMAEQPNLISQVRLVGVDAPDLRQRPWGEAAKEQLESLIGDGEQSVMLEFDLEAKDKIGRTLAYVWKNKVLLNEELVKQGNAMFVGRSPNHKYDQRLERAQQWARLMGQGIWNPEKPMRLTPADFRRQNL
- a CDS encoding J domain-containing protein; its protein translation is MSFKIDRGLFKYDFIDHHAVLGVPVDADVKEIRKRYLQVARRLHPDSSFTETATQKELGNELLSKLVNPAYEKLSGERTRTEYILILSQIGKRLLQESTSVTLNTDLAKQLAESSNIDHFYKSAIAKLAQTQYDALEQALQVIAQASELNLVYLMRSAGKSSAAPPAQPKVQSSTPQPSTPKNTAPASVPTPAPAKEDSIVEQYVRRAQSLIDKNQFAPAKVELQDALKLEPKNSRCHSLIAMVYLKQNQLKMAKIHFDNALKLDPNDETALQWKPKIDKALGHQPSDHKVTSSPNNGDKQPDKSGSGLFGGLFGGKKK